The window AGCGACCTGGAGAAGGCCATGGAGCGTGACGTATGACGAACACCCAGATCCAGGCCGTACGACCGCAACCGGCAGCGCCCGCCCCGGTCGCCCCGAAGCCCTCCGCCCGCGACCGGGGCAGCCGGCTGCTGGCCGCACTGTTCCTGGCCCCGACGATCGTCGGCATCGTGGTCTTCACCGTCGTACCGATCGCCGGATCCATCGTCCTGAGCCTGTTCCACTGGAACGTCATCGACGATCCGAGCTTCGCGGGGGCCGCCAACTACCGTGAGGTGTTCGGCGATTCGACCGTGCTGGTCTCCTTCCGCAACACCCTGGTGTTCATGGTGTTCGCGGTCGCGCTGCAACTGCTGATCGCGCTGGTGTTGGCGCTGGCGGTGAACGGGCGGATGCCGGTGTGGCTGCGCTCGGTGTTCCGGTCGGCGTTCTTCTTCCCGCTGGTGCTGTCCGCTGCGTCGATCTCGGTGGTGATGAAGTACCTGTTCAATCAGGACTTCGGGGTCGTGAACTGGCTGCTCGGGCTGGTCGGGATCGCGCCGGTGCCCTGGCTGACGTCTGAGAACGGCGCGATGACGGCGGTCGTGCTGGTCTATGTCTGGCAGCAGTTCGGGTTCTCGTTCCTGCTGTTCGTCGGCGGCCTCAACAACATCCCCAAGGAGATCCACGAGGCGGCATCCCTGGACGGCGCGACGGGCCTGCGCAAGCACCTCACCGTCACGCTGCCGCTGCTCTCGCCCACGCTGCTGGTCGCCTCCGTGGTCGGCATCATCAACGCGCTCCAGGTCTTCGAGCAGCCGTACGTCCTCACCAACGGCGGCCCCGGCGACTCCACCCGCACCGTCGTGATGGTCATCTACGAGAACGCCTTCGAACAGCTCCGCTTCGGCGAGGCGTCCGCAGTGGGCGTGCTGCTGTTCGTGCTGATCATGGCGGTGACCGCCCTCCAGTTCCGGCTCAGCCGGCGTTTCGTCCACTACCAGTGAGCCGGGTGAGTCCCATGAGCCAAGCGACAATGAACCTCA of the Streptomyces sp. NBC_00287 genome contains:
- a CDS encoding carbohydrate ABC transporter permease, producing MTNTQIQAVRPQPAAPAPVAPKPSARDRGSRLLAALFLAPTIVGIVVFTVVPIAGSIVLSLFHWNVIDDPSFAGAANYREVFGDSTVLVSFRNTLVFMVFAVALQLLIALVLALAVNGRMPVWLRSVFRSAFFFPLVLSAASISVVMKYLFNQDFGVVNWLLGLVGIAPVPWLTSENGAMTAVVLVYVWQQFGFSFLLFVGGLNNIPKEIHEAASLDGATGLRKHLTVTLPLLSPTLLVASVVGIINALQVFEQPYVLTNGGPGDSTRTVVMVIYENAFEQLRFGEASAVGVLLFVLIMAVTALQFRLSRRFVHYQ